Proteins co-encoded in one Medicago truncatula cultivar Jemalong A17 chromosome 8, MtrunA17r5.0-ANR, whole genome shotgun sequence genomic window:
- the LOC120577512 gene encoding uncharacterized protein, with product MFSFKLKYHLDAIGAFQEVTNTNRSSGRLKSITFLLRDASGKRLHCCLWDDYAKQFSDALASYNGDDEICIIIKHCRIKPAQGNYPVCFTNAWDGTQLLFNPVCPEVAKFRELLKLLPANDVVMSQNASQFSQGSQLSTPTDIMSKATFLSLSEINDITNEIICVTVAEIKKLNATIYGWTYDGCKECTKVVKMDDGQLKCKNAHVNQKPVPRYKVKVQVEHKGSKARFLFWDELIVSILGISAADLREQMIQVC from the exons ATGTTTTCATTTAAACTGAAATACCATTTAGATGCAATTGGTGCCTTTCAAGAGGTGACCAATACAAACAGGAGCTCAGGAAGGCTCAAATCAATCACATTTCTTCTAAGAGATGCTAG TGGGAAAAGGCTCCATTGTTGTCTTTGGGATGATTATGCAAAGCAGTTTTCTGATGCTTTGGCCAGCTACAATGGTGATGATGAAATCTGCATCATTATCAAGCATTGTAGGATTAAACCTGCACAAG GTAATTATCCTGTTTGCTTCACTAATGCTTGGGATGGCACTCAACTTCTATTCAATCCTGTTTGTCCTGAAGTTGCTAAATTCAGAGAATT ATTGAAACTTCTTCCAGCTAATGATGTTGTCATGAGTCAGAATGCATCTCAGTTTAGTCAAGGATCTCAGTTATCAACTCCAACTGATATAATGTCAAAGGCTACTTTTCTCAGTCTCTCTGAGATTAATGACATTACAAAT GAGATAATCTGTGTTACTGTTGCTGAGATAAAGAAACTGAATGCCACTATATATGGATGGACTTATGATGGGTGTAAGGAATGTACCAAAGTTGTTAAGATGGATGATGGACAGTTGAAATGTAAAAATGCTCATGTTAATCAGAAGCCTGTTCCGAG GTACAAAGTTAAGGTTCAGGTTGAACATAAGGGAAGTAAGGCAAGATTTCTGTTCTGGGACGAGCTAATTGTGTCCATTTTAGGAATATCTGCTGCAGACTTGAGGGAGCAGATGATTCAGGTATGTTGA